The Polyodon spathula isolate WHYD16114869_AA chromosome 23, ASM1765450v1, whole genome shotgun sequence genome has a window encoding:
- the LOC121297868 gene encoding PHD finger protein 20-like isoform X4: MSKNPPNRRGIIFEVGAHLEARDTLKNCYNRAREFITSYRCRYAANIEKIDYEEEKVLIHYRQWSHRYDEWFEWSSPYLRPVERIQLRKEGLQEGEVQAEFRVNEKVLASWTDCRFYPARVLSVNRDLSSYTVKFYDGVVQAVKGIHVKPYCNEKSKGKSKIEDKQKGKVCDKEKSARGHKVREKLIDIKEQNSTPKSKKSKRNETENKRDASKEEDDRNVPVKGAVREESKRPKRGSTSDMVKEERKVSRVKTVDKKKTVEETKKKEEEKNVESGEETTEKNVTSAGQETRSKESKKEDDGLAEEKSQQPEETPMENKDAENSETEVEKQSEPEEKISETETKRAEGSGDGTGETGKDEDRGETTEQKGQAEEKKEKEIAETTVVSTEDREAAAELGDSKPADQSPNQALRKRGRPPSKAKSPDNQHGILELRKRKISLGTYVPSKRTKLDTNADTKKSSQTGSSDQDYSRRKSSRLPINDHGQHSIKSTPVPVDSKHMTLSDSKQKESAADTKKSSQTGSSDQDCSRRKSSRLSINDHGQHSIKSTPVPVDSKHMTLSDSKQKESAADQGESAEIESAVDSSGQSQEPSNAVPESPAPPSSEKQTQEEGAAPNETPTTALKAEPGKLHTETGKKQKSNYAPVVKRQPQPPNPNKYSREPLYTAIKRSQDSLSPKALTIDLDHTFKCKVPDCLKSFRKAKLLHYHMKYYHGEDKAAESEQSPTKRSIQTRASEKQAAMENPKRRRTISASLHIPLDSAHRNLPSSRTDSKVGKLHERRRTSVPPAVNTLHNHRPSLREKSKENQLEKSNRKQQEKEKDKGANDTVKEKEKVREKKHREFLRVKLKKKKKKKKKSKSEYTGSEENIDISRDFSPKKIFVQSKLNLPHKSPFSHKHKLLYNSSPGYTEKIKVDDEDTMSDSSTDSLLWSEDELGQDVDVTTNPDDDGLNEGRREFEIVRCICEVQEENDFMIQCEECLCWQHGVCMGLLEDNVPEKYTCYICRDPPGQRQSLKYWYDKDWLSNGHMYGLSFLEENYSHQNAKKIAATHQLLGDVHKVIEVLNGLQLKMSILQSQAHPDLKFRCPSWKQVDSKEKPRKRQATAAGLEEGEDKKISAAEKPCPIPSIPSIQESYIASEHCYQKPRTYYPAVEQRLVVETRGSELEERVRGVRETGEDLLALEQRYGRSPDQDRRKADWEPRLENEQDKEAEVSKRSFSGESCNVKVAREDRDGDMNFQQQWQINLMDHIEAVQDEVIHRMDFIEGELDVLESWLDYTGELEPPEPLARLPQLKHRIKQLLTELGKVQQIALCCST, encoded by the exons CCTACACTGTGAAGTTTTACGATGGAGTTGTTCAGGCTGTTAAGGGTATCCATGTCAAACCTTACTGCAATGAG AAAAGCAAGGGGAAATCTAAGATCGAAGACAAACAGAAAGGAAAAGTGTGTGATAAAGAGAAATCCGCAAGGGGACATAAGGTGAGGGAAAAATTGATAGACATCAAAGAACAGAACTCAACGCCAAAGAGTAAAAAATCTAAACGGAacgagacagaaaataaaagagaTGCTTCTAAAGAAGAAGACGACAGAAACGTGCCCGTGAAGGGAGCGGTCCGGGAGGAATCTAAAAGACCAAAGCGGGGCTCCACAAGCGACATGGTGAAAGAGGAGAGGAAAGTGTCGAGAGTAAAAACAGTTGATAAGAAGAAAACTGTTGAGGAAACAAagaagaaagaggaagagaagaaCGTGGAATCTGGTGAGGAAACAACGGAGAAGAATGTAACATCGGCTGGGCAAGAAACAAGAAGCAAAGAGTCGAAAAAAGAAGACGACGGACTTGCAGAGGAGAAGAGCCAGCAGCCTGAAGAAACGCCGATGGAGAACAAGGATGCGGAAAACAGTGAAACAGAAGTGGAGAAGCAGTCCGAACCAGAAGAGAAAATATCAGAGACAGAGACGAAGAGAGCAGAGGGGTCTGGCGATGGAACCGGAGAGACAGGCAAGGATGAGGACAGAGGAGAGACAACGGAGCAGAAGGGACAAgctgaagaaaagaaagaaaaagaaattgccGAAACCACTGTGGTGTCTACAGAGGACAGAGAGGCAGCGGCAGAGCTCGGAGATTCGAAACCAGCAGATCAGAGCCCCAACCAGGCACTGAGGAAACGAGGGAGACCCCCGTCAAAAG CTAAATCACCTGATAACCAGCATGGCATCTTGGAGTTGAGGAAAAGAAAAATATCTTTGGGAACATATGTGCCGTCAAAGAGAACCAAGCTTGATACAAATGCAG ATACCAAAAAGTCCAGTCAGACTGGCAGTAGTGATCAAGACTACAGCAGGAGAAAGTCATCAAGACTGCCTATTAACGATCACGGGCAACACTCCATTAAAAGCACGCCTGTGCCCGTAGACTCCAAACACATGACACTGTCTGACAGCAAGCAAAAGGAGTCTGCAGCAG ATACCAAAAAGTCCAGTCAGACTGGCAGTAGTGATCAAGACTGCAGCAGGAGAAAGTCATCAAGACTGTCTATTAACGATCACGGGCAACACTCCATTAAAAGCACACCTGTGCCCGTAGACTCCAAACACATGACACTGTCTGACAGCAAGCAAAAGGAGTCTGCAGCAG ATCAGGGTGAATCAGCAGAGATCGAATCTGCTGTTGACTCCTCGGGACAGAGTCAAGAACCCTCAAATGCTGTTCCAGAATCCCCAGCACCTCCGTCAAGTGAGAAACAAACACAGGAGGAAGGAGCAGCACCAAACGAGACTCCCACAACAGCTTTGAAAGCAGAGCCAGGCAAATTGCACACTGAAACGGGTAAGAAGCAAAAGAGTAACTACG CTCCTGTTGTGAAACGTCAGCCCCAGCCACCAAACCCTAACAAATATAGCAGAGAGCCCT tgtacACGGCTATAAAGCGATCGCAGGACTCCCTGTCCCCTAAAGCACTTACTATTGATCTCGACCACACCTTCAAGTGCAAGGTACCAGACTGCCTCAAGTCTTTCCGCAAGGCCAAGTTACTGCACTACCACATGAAGTACTATCACGGAGAGGACAAGGCAGCCGAGAGCGAACAGAGCCCGACGAAGAGGAGCATCCAGACCCGCGCCTCGGAGAAGCAGGCAGCCATGGAGAACCCCAAGAGGCGACGCACCATTTCAGCCTCATTGC aTATACCACTGGACTCTGCCCATAGAAACTTGCCTTCCTCCCGCACAGACAGCAAGGTTGGAAAACTGCACGAGAGGAGGAGGACGTCAGTTCCCCCTGCTGTCAACACACTGCACAACCACCGACCCTCCCTCCGAGAGAAGAGCAAAGAGAACCAGCTGGAGAAATCGAACCGCAAGCAGCAGGAGAAGGAAAAGGACAAGGGTGCCAATGACACAG taaaagaaaaagagaaggtCAGAGAGAAGAAACACAGGGAGTTCCTGAGAGTCAAGctaaagaaaaagaagaagaaaaaaaagaagtccaAATCTG AGTATACAGGTAGTGAAGAAAATATTGACATCTCTAGAGATTTCTCACCCAAGAAAATATTCGTTCAATCCAAATTGAATTTGCCTCACAAATCCCCCTTCTCGCACAAACACAAGTTGTTATACAACTCCAGCCCAGGATACACAGAAAAGATAAAAGTGGATG ATGAAGACACTATGAGCGACTCTTCGACGGACAGCCTGCTCTGGAGCGAGGACGAGCTGGGTCAGGACGTCGACGTGACGACGAACCCAGATGATGATGGGCTTAACGAGGGGCGGCGAGAGTTTGAGATTGTCCGCTGTATCTGCGAGGTCCAGGAGGAGAACGACTTCATGATACAG TGTGAAGAGTGCTTGTGCTGGCAGCATGGGGTCTGTATGGGTCTGCTTGAGGACAATGTTCCAGAGAAGTACACCTGCTATATATGTCGAGATCCGCCAG GACAGAGACAGAGTTTGAAATACTGGTACGACAAAGACTGGCTCAGTAATGGACACATGTATGGCTTATCCTTCCTGGAAGAGAACTACTCCCACCAAAATGCCAAGAAGATCGCAGCCACACACCAGCTCCTGGGCGACGTCCACAAAGTCATTGAAGTTCTGAACGGCTTGCAGCTCAAGATGAGCATCCTGCA AAGCCAGGCTCATCCAGACTTGAAGTTCAGGTGTCCGTCATGGAAGCAGGTGGACTCCAAAGAGAAGCCCAGGAAGAGGCAGGCAACCGCGGCAGGGCTGGAGGAAGGAGAGGACAAGAAGATCAGTGCTGCTGAGAAGCCCTGTCCAATCCCATCCATTCCCTCCATTCAGGAGTCTTACATCGCCAGCGAGCACTGCTACCAGAAACCACGCACCTACTATCCTGCGGTGGAGCAGAGGCTGGTGGTGGAGACTCGGGGCTCTGAGCTGGAGGAGCGCGTGAGGGGGGTCAGGGAGACTGGTGAGGACCTGCTGGCACTGGAGCAGCGCTACGGGAGGAGCCCCGATCAAGACAGAAGAAAAGCAGACTGGGAACCTCGCCTGGAAAACGAACAGGACAAG GAAGCTGAAGTTTCCAAGAGAAGCTTTTCTGGTGAAAGCTGCAATGTGAAGGTGGCCAGGGAGGACAGGGACGGCGATATGAACTTCCAGCAGCAATGGCAGATCAACTTGATGGACCATATCGAAGCTGTTCAGGATGAAGTCATCCACAGAATGGACTTCATAGAGGGGGAGTTGGATG TTCTGGAGAGCTGGCTGGATTACACAGGGGAGCTGGAGCCTCCAGAGCCTCTTGCCAGACTACCCCAGCTGAAGCACCGGATCAAGCAGCTGCTGACAGAGCTGGGGAAGGTGCAGCAGATTGCCTTGTGCTGCTCTACATGA
- the LOC121297868 gene encoding PHD finger protein 20-like isoform X5, whose amino-acid sequence MSKNPPNRRGIIFEVGAHLEARDTLKNWYAANIEKIDYEEEKVLIHYRQWSHRYDEWFEWSSPYLRPVERIQLRKEGLQEGEVQAEFRVNEKVLASWTDCRFYPARVLSVNRDLSSYTVKFYDGVVQAVKGIHVKPYCNEKSKGKSKIEDKQKGKVCDKEKSARGHKVREKLIDIKEQNSTPKSKKSKRNETENKRDASKEEDDRNVPVKGAVREESKRPKRGSTSDMVKEERKVSRVKTVDKKKTVEETKKKEEEKNVESGEETTEKNVTSAGQETRSKESKKEDDGLAEEKSQQPEETPMENKDAENSETEVEKQSEPEEKISETETKRAEGSGDGTGETGKDEDRGETTEQKGQAEEKKEKEIAETTVVSTEDREAAAELGDSKPADQSPNQALRKRGRPPSKAKSPDNQHGILELRKRKISLGTYVPSKRTKLDTNADTKKSSQTGSSDQDYSRRKSSRLPINDHGQHSIKSTPVPVDSKHMTLSDSKQKESAADTKKSSQTGSSDQDCSRRKSSRLSINDHGQHSIKSTPVPVDSKHMTLSDSKQKESAADQGESAEIESAVDSSGQSQEPSNAVPESPAPPSSEKQTQEEGAAPNETPTTALKAEPGKLHTETGKKQKSNYAPVVKRQPQPPNPNKYSREPLYTAIKRSQDSLSPKALTIDLDHTFKCKVPDCLKSFRKAKLLHYHMKYYHGEDKAAESEQSPTKRSIQTRASEKQAAMENPKRRRTISASLHIPLDSAHRNLPSSRTDSKVGKLHERRRTSVPPAVNTLHNHRPSLREKSKENQLEKSNRKQQEKEKDKGANDTVKEKEKVREKKHREFLRVKLKKKKKKKKKSKSEYTGSEENIDISRDFSPKKIFVQSKLNLPHKSPFSHKHKLLYNSSPGYTEKIKVDDEDTMSDSSTDSLLWSEDELGQDVDVTTNPDDDGLNEGRREFEIVRCICEVQEENDFMIQCEECLCWQHGVCMGLLEDNVPEKYTCYICRDPPGQRQSLKYWYDKDWLSNGHMYGLSFLEENYSHQNAKKIAATHQLLGDVHKVIEVLNGLQLKMSILQSQAHPDLKFRCPSWKQVDSKEKPRKRQATAAGLEEGEDKKISAAEKPCPIPSIPSIQESYIASEHCYQKPRTYYPAVEQRLVVETRGSELEERVRGVRETGEDLLALEQRYGRSPDQDRRKADWEPRLENEQDKVWKLSGAANREAEVSKRSFSGESCNVKVAREDRDGDMNFQQQWQINLMDHIEAVQDEVIHRMDFIEGELDVLESWLDYTGELEPPEPLARLPQLKHRIKQLLTELGKVQQIALCCST is encoded by the exons CCTACACTGTGAAGTTTTACGATGGAGTTGTTCAGGCTGTTAAGGGTATCCATGTCAAACCTTACTGCAATGAG AAAAGCAAGGGGAAATCTAAGATCGAAGACAAACAGAAAGGAAAAGTGTGTGATAAAGAGAAATCCGCAAGGGGACATAAGGTGAGGGAAAAATTGATAGACATCAAAGAACAGAACTCAACGCCAAAGAGTAAAAAATCTAAACGGAacgagacagaaaataaaagagaTGCTTCTAAAGAAGAAGACGACAGAAACGTGCCCGTGAAGGGAGCGGTCCGGGAGGAATCTAAAAGACCAAAGCGGGGCTCCACAAGCGACATGGTGAAAGAGGAGAGGAAAGTGTCGAGAGTAAAAACAGTTGATAAGAAGAAAACTGTTGAGGAAACAAagaagaaagaggaagagaagaaCGTGGAATCTGGTGAGGAAACAACGGAGAAGAATGTAACATCGGCTGGGCAAGAAACAAGAAGCAAAGAGTCGAAAAAAGAAGACGACGGACTTGCAGAGGAGAAGAGCCAGCAGCCTGAAGAAACGCCGATGGAGAACAAGGATGCGGAAAACAGTGAAACAGAAGTGGAGAAGCAGTCCGAACCAGAAGAGAAAATATCAGAGACAGAGACGAAGAGAGCAGAGGGGTCTGGCGATGGAACCGGAGAGACAGGCAAGGATGAGGACAGAGGAGAGACAACGGAGCAGAAGGGACAAgctgaagaaaagaaagaaaaagaaattgccGAAACCACTGTGGTGTCTACAGAGGACAGAGAGGCAGCGGCAGAGCTCGGAGATTCGAAACCAGCAGATCAGAGCCCCAACCAGGCACTGAGGAAACGAGGGAGACCCCCGTCAAAAG CTAAATCACCTGATAACCAGCATGGCATCTTGGAGTTGAGGAAAAGAAAAATATCTTTGGGAACATATGTGCCGTCAAAGAGAACCAAGCTTGATACAAATGCAG ATACCAAAAAGTCCAGTCAGACTGGCAGTAGTGATCAAGACTACAGCAGGAGAAAGTCATCAAGACTGCCTATTAACGATCACGGGCAACACTCCATTAAAAGCACGCCTGTGCCCGTAGACTCCAAACACATGACACTGTCTGACAGCAAGCAAAAGGAGTCTGCAGCAG ATACCAAAAAGTCCAGTCAGACTGGCAGTAGTGATCAAGACTGCAGCAGGAGAAAGTCATCAAGACTGTCTATTAACGATCACGGGCAACACTCCATTAAAAGCACACCTGTGCCCGTAGACTCCAAACACATGACACTGTCTGACAGCAAGCAAAAGGAGTCTGCAGCAG ATCAGGGTGAATCAGCAGAGATCGAATCTGCTGTTGACTCCTCGGGACAGAGTCAAGAACCCTCAAATGCTGTTCCAGAATCCCCAGCACCTCCGTCAAGTGAGAAACAAACACAGGAGGAAGGAGCAGCACCAAACGAGACTCCCACAACAGCTTTGAAAGCAGAGCCAGGCAAATTGCACACTGAAACGGGTAAGAAGCAAAAGAGTAACTACG CTCCTGTTGTGAAACGTCAGCCCCAGCCACCAAACCCTAACAAATATAGCAGAGAGCCCT tgtacACGGCTATAAAGCGATCGCAGGACTCCCTGTCCCCTAAAGCACTTACTATTGATCTCGACCACACCTTCAAGTGCAAGGTACCAGACTGCCTCAAGTCTTTCCGCAAGGCCAAGTTACTGCACTACCACATGAAGTACTATCACGGAGAGGACAAGGCAGCCGAGAGCGAACAGAGCCCGACGAAGAGGAGCATCCAGACCCGCGCCTCGGAGAAGCAGGCAGCCATGGAGAACCCCAAGAGGCGACGCACCATTTCAGCCTCATTGC aTATACCACTGGACTCTGCCCATAGAAACTTGCCTTCCTCCCGCACAGACAGCAAGGTTGGAAAACTGCACGAGAGGAGGAGGACGTCAGTTCCCCCTGCTGTCAACACACTGCACAACCACCGACCCTCCCTCCGAGAGAAGAGCAAAGAGAACCAGCTGGAGAAATCGAACCGCAAGCAGCAGGAGAAGGAAAAGGACAAGGGTGCCAATGACACAG taaaagaaaaagagaaggtCAGAGAGAAGAAACACAGGGAGTTCCTGAGAGTCAAGctaaagaaaaagaagaagaaaaaaaagaagtccaAATCTG AGTATACAGGTAGTGAAGAAAATATTGACATCTCTAGAGATTTCTCACCCAAGAAAATATTCGTTCAATCCAAATTGAATTTGCCTCACAAATCCCCCTTCTCGCACAAACACAAGTTGTTATACAACTCCAGCCCAGGATACACAGAAAAGATAAAAGTGGATG ATGAAGACACTATGAGCGACTCTTCGACGGACAGCCTGCTCTGGAGCGAGGACGAGCTGGGTCAGGACGTCGACGTGACGACGAACCCAGATGATGATGGGCTTAACGAGGGGCGGCGAGAGTTTGAGATTGTCCGCTGTATCTGCGAGGTCCAGGAGGAGAACGACTTCATGATACAG TGTGAAGAGTGCTTGTGCTGGCAGCATGGGGTCTGTATGGGTCTGCTTGAGGACAATGTTCCAGAGAAGTACACCTGCTATATATGTCGAGATCCGCCAG GACAGAGACAGAGTTTGAAATACTGGTACGACAAAGACTGGCTCAGTAATGGACACATGTATGGCTTATCCTTCCTGGAAGAGAACTACTCCCACCAAAATGCCAAGAAGATCGCAGCCACACACCAGCTCCTGGGCGACGTCCACAAAGTCATTGAAGTTCTGAACGGCTTGCAGCTCAAGATGAGCATCCTGCA AAGCCAGGCTCATCCAGACTTGAAGTTCAGGTGTCCGTCATGGAAGCAGGTGGACTCCAAAGAGAAGCCCAGGAAGAGGCAGGCAACCGCGGCAGGGCTGGAGGAAGGAGAGGACAAGAAGATCAGTGCTGCTGAGAAGCCCTGTCCAATCCCATCCATTCCCTCCATTCAGGAGTCTTACATCGCCAGCGAGCACTGCTACCAGAAACCACGCACCTACTATCCTGCGGTGGAGCAGAGGCTGGTGGTGGAGACTCGGGGCTCTGAGCTGGAGGAGCGCGTGAGGGGGGTCAGGGAGACTGGTGAGGACCTGCTGGCACTGGAGCAGCGCTACGGGAGGAGCCCCGATCAAGACAGAAGAAAAGCAGACTGGGAACCTCGCCTGGAAAACGAACAGGACAAGGTCTGGAAACTCAGTGGAGCTGCAAACcgt GAAGCTGAAGTTTCCAAGAGAAGCTTTTCTGGTGAAAGCTGCAATGTGAAGGTGGCCAGGGAGGACAGGGACGGCGATATGAACTTCCAGCAGCAATGGCAGATCAACTTGATGGACCATATCGAAGCTGTTCAGGATGAAGTCATCCACAGAATGGACTTCATAGAGGGGGAGTTGGATG TTCTGGAGAGCTGGCTGGATTACACAGGGGAGCTGGAGCCTCCAGAGCCTCTTGCCAGACTACCCCAGCTGAAGCACCGGATCAAGCAGCTGCTGACAGAGCTGGGGAAGGTGCAGCAGATTGCCTTGTGCTGCTCTACATGA
- the LOC121297868 gene encoding PHD finger protein 20-like isoform X3: MSKNPPNRRGIIFEVGAHLEARDTLKNCYNRAREFITSYRCRYAANIEKIDYEEEKVLIHYRQWSHRYDEWFEWSSPYLRPVERIQLRKEGLQEGEVQAEFRVNEKVLASWTDCRFYPARVLSVNRDLSSYTVKFYDGVVQAVKGIHVKPYCNEKSKGKSKIEDKQKGKVCDKEKSARGHKVREKLIDIKEQNSTPKSKKSKRNETENKRDASKEEDDRNVPVKGAVREESKRPKRGSTSDMVKEERKVSRVKTVDKKKTVEETKKKEEEKNVESGEETTEKNVTSAGQETRSKESKKEDDGLAEEKSQQPEETPMENKDAENSETEVEKQSEPEEKISETETKRAEGSGDGTGETGKDEDRGETTEQKGQAEEKKEKEIAETTVVSTEDREAAAELGDSKPADQSPNQALRKRGRPPSKAKSPDNQHGILELRKRKISLGTYVPSKRTKLDTNADTKKSSQTGSSDQDYSRRKSSRLPINDHGQHSIKSTPVPVDSKHMTLSDSKQKESAADTKKSSQTGSSDQDCSRRKSSRLSINDHGQHSIKSTPVPVDSKHMTLSDSKQKESAADQGESAEIESAVDSSGQSQEPSNAVPESPAPPSSEKQTQEEGAAPNETPTTALKAEPGKLHTETAPVVKRQPQPPNPNKYSREPLYTAIKRSQDSLSPKALTIDLDHTFKCKVPDCLKSFRKAKLLHYHMKYYHGEDKAAESEQSPTKRSIQTRASEKQAAMENPKRRRTISASLHIPLDSAHRNLPSSRTDSKVGKLHERRRTSVPPAVNTLHNHRPSLREKSKENQLEKSNRKQQEKEKDKGANDTVKEKEKVREKKHREFLRVKLKKKKKKKKKSKSEYTGSEENIDISRDFSPKKIFVQSKLNLPHKSPFSHKHKLLYNSSPGYTEKIKVDDEDTMSDSSTDSLLWSEDELGQDVDVTTNPDDDGLNEGRREFEIVRCICEVQEENDFMIQCEECLCWQHGVCMGLLEDNVPEKYTCYICRDPPGQRQSLKYWYDKDWLSNGHMYGLSFLEENYSHQNAKKIAATHQLLGDVHKVIEVLNGLQLKMSILQSQAHPDLKFRCPSWKQVDSKEKPRKRQATAAGLEEGEDKKISAAEKPCPIPSIPSIQESYIASEHCYQKPRTYYPAVEQRLVVETRGSELEERVRGVRETGEDLLALEQRYGRSPDQDRRKADWEPRLENEQDKVWKLSGAANREAEVSKRSFSGESCNVKVAREDRDGDMNFQQQWQINLMDHIEAVQDEVIHRMDFIEGELDVLESWLDYTGELEPPEPLARLPQLKHRIKQLLTELGKVQQIALCCST, translated from the exons CCTACACTGTGAAGTTTTACGATGGAGTTGTTCAGGCTGTTAAGGGTATCCATGTCAAACCTTACTGCAATGAG AAAAGCAAGGGGAAATCTAAGATCGAAGACAAACAGAAAGGAAAAGTGTGTGATAAAGAGAAATCCGCAAGGGGACATAAGGTGAGGGAAAAATTGATAGACATCAAAGAACAGAACTCAACGCCAAAGAGTAAAAAATCTAAACGGAacgagacagaaaataaaagagaTGCTTCTAAAGAAGAAGACGACAGAAACGTGCCCGTGAAGGGAGCGGTCCGGGAGGAATCTAAAAGACCAAAGCGGGGCTCCACAAGCGACATGGTGAAAGAGGAGAGGAAAGTGTCGAGAGTAAAAACAGTTGATAAGAAGAAAACTGTTGAGGAAACAAagaagaaagaggaagagaagaaCGTGGAATCTGGTGAGGAAACAACGGAGAAGAATGTAACATCGGCTGGGCAAGAAACAAGAAGCAAAGAGTCGAAAAAAGAAGACGACGGACTTGCAGAGGAGAAGAGCCAGCAGCCTGAAGAAACGCCGATGGAGAACAAGGATGCGGAAAACAGTGAAACAGAAGTGGAGAAGCAGTCCGAACCAGAAGAGAAAATATCAGAGACAGAGACGAAGAGAGCAGAGGGGTCTGGCGATGGAACCGGAGAGACAGGCAAGGATGAGGACAGAGGAGAGACAACGGAGCAGAAGGGACAAgctgaagaaaagaaagaaaaagaaattgccGAAACCACTGTGGTGTCTACAGAGGACAGAGAGGCAGCGGCAGAGCTCGGAGATTCGAAACCAGCAGATCAGAGCCCCAACCAGGCACTGAGGAAACGAGGGAGACCCCCGTCAAAAG CTAAATCACCTGATAACCAGCATGGCATCTTGGAGTTGAGGAAAAGAAAAATATCTTTGGGAACATATGTGCCGTCAAAGAGAACCAAGCTTGATACAAATGCAG ATACCAAAAAGTCCAGTCAGACTGGCAGTAGTGATCAAGACTACAGCAGGAGAAAGTCATCAAGACTGCCTATTAACGATCACGGGCAACACTCCATTAAAAGCACGCCTGTGCCCGTAGACTCCAAACACATGACACTGTCTGACAGCAAGCAAAAGGAGTCTGCAGCAG ATACCAAAAAGTCCAGTCAGACTGGCAGTAGTGATCAAGACTGCAGCAGGAGAAAGTCATCAAGACTGTCTATTAACGATCACGGGCAACACTCCATTAAAAGCACACCTGTGCCCGTAGACTCCAAACACATGACACTGTCTGACAGCAAGCAAAAGGAGTCTGCAGCAG ATCAGGGTGAATCAGCAGAGATCGAATCTGCTGTTGACTCCTCGGGACAGAGTCAAGAACCCTCAAATGCTGTTCCAGAATCCCCAGCACCTCCGTCAAGTGAGAAACAAACACAGGAGGAAGGAGCAGCACCAAACGAGACTCCCACAACAGCTTTGAAAGCAGAGCCAGGCAAATTGCACACTGAAACGG CTCCTGTTGTGAAACGTCAGCCCCAGCCACCAAACCCTAACAAATATAGCAGAGAGCCCT tgtacACGGCTATAAAGCGATCGCAGGACTCCCTGTCCCCTAAAGCACTTACTATTGATCTCGACCACACCTTCAAGTGCAAGGTACCAGACTGCCTCAAGTCTTTCCGCAAGGCCAAGTTACTGCACTACCACATGAAGTACTATCACGGAGAGGACAAGGCAGCCGAGAGCGAACAGAGCCCGACGAAGAGGAGCATCCAGACCCGCGCCTCGGAGAAGCAGGCAGCCATGGAGAACCCCAAGAGGCGACGCACCATTTCAGCCTCATTGC aTATACCACTGGACTCTGCCCATAGAAACTTGCCTTCCTCCCGCACAGACAGCAAGGTTGGAAAACTGCACGAGAGGAGGAGGACGTCAGTTCCCCCTGCTGTCAACACACTGCACAACCACCGACCCTCCCTCCGAGAGAAGAGCAAAGAGAACCAGCTGGAGAAATCGAACCGCAAGCAGCAGGAGAAGGAAAAGGACAAGGGTGCCAATGACACAG taaaagaaaaagagaaggtCAGAGAGAAGAAACACAGGGAGTTCCTGAGAGTCAAGctaaagaaaaagaagaagaaaaaaaagaagtccaAATCTG AGTATACAGGTAGTGAAGAAAATATTGACATCTCTAGAGATTTCTCACCCAAGAAAATATTCGTTCAATCCAAATTGAATTTGCCTCACAAATCCCCCTTCTCGCACAAACACAAGTTGTTATACAACTCCAGCCCAGGATACACAGAAAAGATAAAAGTGGATG ATGAAGACACTATGAGCGACTCTTCGACGGACAGCCTGCTCTGGAGCGAGGACGAGCTGGGTCAGGACGTCGACGTGACGACGAACCCAGATGATGATGGGCTTAACGAGGGGCGGCGAGAGTTTGAGATTGTCCGCTGTATCTGCGAGGTCCAGGAGGAGAACGACTTCATGATACAG TGTGAAGAGTGCTTGTGCTGGCAGCATGGGGTCTGTATGGGTCTGCTTGAGGACAATGTTCCAGAGAAGTACACCTGCTATATATGTCGAGATCCGCCAG GACAGAGACAGAGTTTGAAATACTGGTACGACAAAGACTGGCTCAGTAATGGACACATGTATGGCTTATCCTTCCTGGAAGAGAACTACTCCCACCAAAATGCCAAGAAGATCGCAGCCACACACCAGCTCCTGGGCGACGTCCACAAAGTCATTGAAGTTCTGAACGGCTTGCAGCTCAAGATGAGCATCCTGCA AAGCCAGGCTCATCCAGACTTGAAGTTCAGGTGTCCGTCATGGAAGCAGGTGGACTCCAAAGAGAAGCCCAGGAAGAGGCAGGCAACCGCGGCAGGGCTGGAGGAAGGAGAGGACAAGAAGATCAGTGCTGCTGAGAAGCCCTGTCCAATCCCATCCATTCCCTCCATTCAGGAGTCTTACATCGCCAGCGAGCACTGCTACCAGAAACCACGCACCTACTATCCTGCGGTGGAGCAGAGGCTGGTGGTGGAGACTCGGGGCTCTGAGCTGGAGGAGCGCGTGAGGGGGGTCAGGGAGACTGGTGAGGACCTGCTGGCACTGGAGCAGCGCTACGGGAGGAGCCCCGATCAAGACAGAAGAAAAGCAGACTGGGAACCTCGCCTGGAAAACGAACAGGACAAGGTCTGGAAACTCAGTGGAGCTGCAAACcgt GAAGCTGAAGTTTCCAAGAGAAGCTTTTCTGGTGAAAGCTGCAATGTGAAGGTGGCCAGGGAGGACAGGGACGGCGATATGAACTTCCAGCAGCAATGGCAGATCAACTTGATGGACCATATCGAAGCTGTTCAGGATGAAGTCATCCACAGAATGGACTTCATAGAGGGGGAGTTGGATG TTCTGGAGAGCTGGCTGGATTACACAGGGGAGCTGGAGCCTCCAGAGCCTCTTGCCAGACTACCCCAGCTGAAGCACCGGATCAAGCAGCTGCTGACAGAGCTGGGGAAGGTGCAGCAGATTGCCTTGTGCTGCTCTACATGA